The genomic region GTAGAGGAATTCGATGTTGACTTGTCCAGTATTGCCTACGACAAATATTCCAGATGTGAAGTCGGTATTTTGGACGGATGGAAGTGCTTCGCCGGTGAGGGGATCTATTGGAGAGTTGTTATCTGAACTGGGGAGTATGCTCGACTCAATATTATTAACTGATACTCCGTCGGTCAGCGAGGTGTCCTCAACTCCATATTGAGAGTTTATTGGGAATAACTCGCTACCAGTTGGCGGAGATTCTAATGGCTTTATTGGGTTGTTAAATGGGTCTACGGGATTGTCAACTAACCCGGATATTAAGGGGTCTCCCTGCGAGTCAGGAAATAACGATTCATTGTTTAAAATTTGCATGACGAGTTTCCATCCGTGCTTGTAGTTTAGATGGTGCTGCGTCCTGGCTTTTTTTGTAAAAAGTAGGATGCTCTAAGCGAATTTTAAAAAACTTGAAAACTAATTTAACAACTCTATGCAATTTCCCTATCCGCACTTTTACTGAAGTTTTTAAGTTTTTTTGGGGAAGTTTTTGCCTAGGCTGTGTAAACTTTTCAGTATTTTTACTTAGTTTTACTTAATTTTACTTAGGTTTAGCAATTAATTTGATACAATCTTTCTTTATAGAATGGGCTTTTGAATGAATTTTAATCCTTGTAAATTAATGCAAAAAAAGTGACGAAAAACTGTTTTTGCCTGGGAAAAACATTGTTTTTGAGTAAGAATACTGATTTGGTTATACAGAATACAGGAGTAGTGAGGGAAGGGGGATTTAATCGGGACGGTGGAGTTGGAGGGGTTGATGAGGGAGCCACAACCAAAGCGAAAAAGTTGGTGAGGGTAGCGCCAGGGGCGTCGCTCCCGTTCAGGAACGATTCCAGTTGCGAGCGCGAGGTTCGCTTCGGATCGCCATACCCGATCCCACATCAGTGTGCTTGTTAGTAGGCAGTTTCAGTTTTTCTTTGCCCGCGATGCTCCCCATCCCTGATTGCCAGCAACTATACCGGCAGGAACTGAAAACAGCAGCTTGTGTTAGGCGATCGCAATCAGCTTGGACGACAAGAGCGCGATTAGAGGTCAAGCCAGTTTCCCAAATCCTTCCTTCCCCAGATAAGGCAAGCATGGATGGGTTGAACACAAGTCGGGCCAAAAATAATCGGAGACTTTTGGATAAACTGCCACAACGCATTCGGACAAGACAGAGCGATCGCCATCGCATAAAAATGGAGCAACCCTTGCGCTGTAAGGCTGCGAGGCTCCCGACGAGTTTGGGTGGGTTCAGCGATTTTGGTTGAGCCTCGCAACAGGGGTGGCAACCGTGGAAAGGAATCACCAAAAATCTAGCTGGATCTGTGTCGGCGGGTCGAACTCGCCGGTTACCCGAGAGCAGATAGCCGGACCATACAGCTTTAACAGCCGGAGCAAATCCTCCAACTCTTCTCGGGTCATTGCGAATTTAGTAGGTTTCCCATAGCGGCGCTTGATGAATCCTCGCAACTCAGCCTTATCCAGCCCTTCAGCCGCCAGTTTGAGAAACAAAGCGTGGGCCAATTTCAGCAGTTCGTGGGAAGTCAGTTCGGTTGATGTTAGCTGGTCGGTGGGAGTCGCCACCTTGACCTTGCCAGCCAGAATCCGCACCAGCGATCGCAACATGGGAGTGGGGAGATGATTGCGATTGAAGTCAGCTGCTAAATTAAATGTCGTCTTGCCAAATTAATATCGCTGAACTTGATAGACAGCAATCCCTCTGTGCATAAAGGTTCAGGCTATTTTTACACGAGGACCCACCCCAAACTAGGCTTGACAAATTAAATGTCGTCTTTTGTAATTTTGACCAATTAGATGTCGTTTCTTGTAAAAGGTATTGGCAAGCGATTGTAAGTAGGCTTCTTCTGCGCCATCGGCAACTGTTTAATCATTAATCAGATAACTGCCGAAACCGTGGGAGAAGCACCGACAAACTGATTGATGCTATAGCAGTCCTAAATGATTCATGGAAGCTTTTTTTGTTATAATATACACGGAAGATTCTCAATATCAGACAGACCTCATGAATATCATAGACGAGCTAGATAATTTCATTGAAAATACCACAAATACCAAAGAAATGAAGAGAGCATTGGCAGCCAAAATGAAATTATCTGGTCAACCCTCTAAGAAAATTGAAGAAATATTAAATGTTTCTTCGAGCTTCGTTAGTCAATGGAAAAATAAAGCAATTTTTGAGGGTGTTGAGAGTTTGAATCTTCAATACAAAGGAAGTAAAGGCTATCTAAAACCGGAAGAAAAAACACAAATCACTTCATGGATAAGACAACAAGAGTATTTGAGATTGTCTGACTTAAAACGATATTTGCAGCAAGAATACAACGTGATTTATTCTTCAAATCAAAGTTATTATGACTTGCTGAAAGCGGCTGGCATGAGCTGGAAAAAGTCGCAAAAAAAGAATCCAGCCAAAGATGAAAAGCTAGTCAAAAAAAAAGAAGAAGAAATTCAAAAGAAGCTTAAGGACTGGGAAGAGGATATCAAAGCTGGAAAGCTTGCTGTGTTTATGATTGATGAATGTCATCTTCTTTGGGGAGACGTCTTGGGTTTTGTTTGGGGAAGAAAAGATATAAGAGTCGAAATTCCCATTAAAAACCAAAAAAGTCGCCAAAGTTATTATGGCGCTTTAGATTACCAAACTCATGAATTTATTCTTCAAGAATACCCGAAAGCCGATACCGACAATACCATTCAGTTTATACAATACTTACGAGAACAAAGACCGGGACAAAAATTAGCCATTTTTTGGGATGGTGCCAGGTATCACGACTCTCAACAATTTCGAGATTTTTTAAAAGAGCTAAATGAAGGCTTAGAAGAAGATGAATGGTTGATTACTTGTACGAAGTTTGCTCCGAATGCTCCCGAGCAAAATCCAGTTGAAGATATTTGGCTGCAAACTAAAAATTTCTTGAGAACATTTTATTTTTTATGTGATTCATTTAAAAGAGTTAAAGAGCTATTCAAGATATTTGCTGATGGCCAAGTTTTTGATTTCCCTAAGCTATATTCTTATGGATTTTTGCCACAAATGACTTAGGATTGCTATATAGCGACATTAATCTGTCAACGGCGACAAATAATGTGGCAACCGATACGATCGCTAACCTGCCTTTCGTTGGCAGTTTAGGGATTGAGGCAGGCGATCGCCAACCTGCCTTTCGTTGGCAGTTTAGGGATTGAGGCAGGCGCTCTCCGGTCTGGGCGAGTTGTAGATTTGGGCGGCGAACTGTTTTTTTCTCGGTAAAAGCGAATGCGCTCCCGGGCTTCGTCAAAATTTCGATCTCGTCACCTCCCCCCCATAATTGTTGCCGAGCACAGCGCACTGCACCAGGGTCAGCCGACAATAGCCCGAGCGCACCCCACACTGGCATTGACCCCGCCTATAAAGCGGGGTCGGTGGGTTAACAGTCAGCAGTAGAGTGGCGATCAGCAATCAAATCTAAGACTTTAGGTTGCCAGTGAACGCAAGCGCCACTCCATTGGTCGCGTGGTGGTGTTTAAGACTTGAGCGCATTCACGACCGGAGTTCAGTGAGTTGCCAGATGGTTTTTTTCAGTGCGAGCGCTTCGATTGGAGTCCGAGCGGGGCTTCGAGGTGGGCTGGCATTGCTCGCGTCCCACCACGCAAGCATCCTGGGCAATCCACTCGCTTT from Oxynema aestuarii AP17 harbors:
- a CDS encoding IS630 family transposase → MNIIDELDNFIENTTNTKEMKRALAAKMKLSGQPSKKIEEILNVSSSFVSQWKNKAIFEGVESLNLQYKGSKGYLKPEEKTQITSWIRQQEYLRLSDLKRYLQQEYNVIYSSNQSYYDLLKAAGMSWKKSQKKNPAKDEKLVKKKEEEIQKKLKDWEEDIKAGKLAVFMIDECHLLWGDVLGFVWGRKDIRVEIPIKNQKSRQSYYGALDYQTHEFILQEYPKADTDNTIQFIQYLREQRPGQKLAIFWDGARYHDSQQFRDFLKELNEGLEEDEWLITCTKFAPNAPEQNPVEDIWLQTKNFLRTFYFLCDSFKRVKELFKIFADGQVFDFPKLYSYGFLPQMT